The Poecilia reticulata strain Guanapo linkage group LG4, Guppy_female_1.0+MT, whole genome shotgun sequence genomic interval NNNNNNNNNNNNNNNNNNNNNNNNNNNNNNNNNNNNNNNNNNNNNNNNNNNNNNNNNNNNNNNNNNNNNNNNNNNNNNNNNNNNNNNNNNNNNNNNNNNNNNNNNNNNNNNNNNNNNNNNNNNNNNNNNNNNNNNNNNNNNNNNNNNNNNNNNNNNNNNNNNNNNNNNNNNNNNNNNNNNNNNNNNNNNNNNNNNNNNNNNNNNNNNNNNNNNNNNNNNNNNNNNNNNNNNNNNNNNNNNNNNNNNNNNNNNNNNNNNNNNNNNNNNNNNNNNNNNNNNNNNNNNNNNNNNNNNNNNNNNNNNNNNNNNNNNNNNNNNNNNNNNNNNNNNNNNNNNNNNNNNNNNNNNNNNNNNNNNNNNNNNNNNNNNNNNNNNNNNNNNNNNNNNNNNNNNNNNNNNNNNNNNNNNNNNNNNNNNNNNNNNNNNNNNNNNNNNNNNNNNNNNNNNNNNNNNNNNNNNNNNNNNNNNNNNNNNNNNNNNNNNNNNNNNNNNNNNNNNNNNNNNNNNNNNNNNNNNNNNNNNNNNNNNNNNNNNNNNNNNNNNNNNNNNNNNNNNNNNNNNNNNNNNNNNNNNNNNNNNNNNNNNNNNNNNNNNNNNNNNNNNNNNNNNNNNNNNNNNNNNNNNNNNNNNNNNNNNNNNNNNNNNNNNNNNNNNNNNNNNNNNNNNNNNNNNNNNNNNNNNNNNNNNNNNNNNNNNNNNNNNNNNNNNNNNNNNNNNNNNNNNNNNNNNNNNNNNNNNNNNNNNNNNNNNNNNNNNNNNNNNNNNNNNNNNNNNNNNNNNNNNNNNNNNNNNNNNNNNNNNNNNNNNNNNNNNNNNNNNNNNNNNNNNNNNNNNNNNNNNNNNNNNNNNNNNNNNNNNNNNNNNNNNNNNNNNNNNNNNNNNNNNNNNNNNNNNNNNNNNNNNNNNNNNNNNNNNNNNNNNNNNNNNNNNNNNNNNNNNNNNNNNNNNNNNNNNNNNNNNNNNNNNNNNNNNNNNNNNNNNNNNNNNNNNNNNNNNNNNNNNNNNNNNNNNNNNNNNNNNNNNNNNNNNNNNNNNNNNNNNNNNNNNNNNNNNNNNNNNNNNNNNNNNNNNNNNNNNNNNNNNNNNNNNNNNNNNNNNNNNNNNNNNNNNNNNNNNNNNNNNNNNNNNNNNNNNNNNNNNNNNNNNNNNNNNNNNNNNNNNNNNNNNNNNNNNNNNNNNNNNNNNNNNNNNNNNNNNNNNNNNNNNNNNNNNNNNNNNNNNNNNNNNNNNNNNNNNNNNNNNNNNNNNNNNNNNNNNNNNNNNNNNNNNNNNNNNNNNNNNNNNNNNNNNNNNNNNNNNNNNNNNNNNNNNNNNNNNNNNNNNNNNNNNNNNNNNNNNNNNNNNNNNNNNNNNNNNNNNNNNNNNNNNNNNNNNNNNNNNNNNNNNNNNNNNNNNNNNNNNNNNNNNNNNNNNNNNNNNNNNNNNNNNNNNNNNNNNNNNNNNNNNNNNNNNNNNNNNNNNNNNNNNNNNNNNNNNNNNNNNNNNNNNNNNNNNNNNNNNNNNNNNNNNNNNNNNNNNNNNNNNNNNNNNNNNNNNNNNNNNNNNNNNNNNNNNNNNNNNNNNNNNNNNNNNNNNNNNNNNNNNNNNNNNNNNNNNNNNNNNNNNNNNNNNNNNNNNNNNNNNNNNNNNNNNNNNNNNNNNNNNNNNNNNNNNNNNNNNNNNNNNNNNNNNNNNNNNNNNNNNNNNNNNNNNNNNNNNNNNNNNNNNNNNNNNNNNNNNNNNNNNNNNNNNNNNNNNNNNNNNNNNNNNNNNNNNNNNNNNNNNNNNNNNNNNNNNNNNNNNNNNNNNNNNNNNNNNNNNNNNNNNNNNNNNNNNNNNNNNNNNNNNNNNNNNNNNNNNNNNNNNNNNNNNNNNNNNNNNNNNNNNNNNNNNNNNNNNNNNNNNNNNNNNNNNNNNNNNNNNNNNNNNNNNNNNNNNNNNNNNNNNNNNNNNNNNNNNNNNNNNNNNNNNNNNNNNNNNNNNNNNNNNNNNNNNNNNNNNNNNNNNNNNNNNNNNNNNNNNNNNNNNNNNNNNNNNNNNNNNNNNNNNNNNNNNNNNNNNNNNNNNNNNNNNNNNNNNNNNNNNNNNNNNNNNNNNNNNNNNNNNNNNNNNNNNNNNNNNNNNNNNNNNNNNNNNNNNNNNNNNNNNNNNNNNNNNNNNNNNNNNNNNNNNNNNNNNNNNNNNNNNNNNNNNNNNNNNNNNNNNNNNNNNNNNNNNNNNNNNNNNNNNNNNNNNNNNNNNNNNNNNNNNNNNNNNNNNNNNNNNNNNNNNNNNNNNNNNNNNNNNNNNNNNNNNNNNNNNNNNNNNNNNNNNNNNNNNNNNNNNNNNNNNNNNNNNNNNNNNNNNNNNNNNNNNNNNNNNNNNNNNNNNNNNNNNNNNNNNNNNNNNNNCTGAACTCAGACATTTTGGTAACTTCTAGTTTCACATCATGTTTCTTGTACTCTGAGAACAAGAACTTGTTTTAGTGCTAAAGTCACATGACCATTGTATATGAATAAGTATGTGCACCTCCAGCGCAGTCTGATTGAAAAGGGTGATGAATTGAGCAGCCAGCAGAACAACCACTTCTTCCCTCAGGAACTCTGATACAAAGACAACAGCAGGCAGAGCaaagttacaggaaaaccaaaTTTCAAGAACTTTGATATGCCTTTCTTCAAAAGCTATGACAAATAATGCACAATGACAYAAAGTGGTTAAGATCACCttaaaaattacaaactaaATCTGCCGTCATACATTGTTAAATACYGTTAATACTTATCCCTAgagatcaaacattttttgacaCTTTACAGCAAAcgaatttaagatttttatttaattgataaATGAAATCAATTATTTCAGCCAATTAAACACATACTCCATCAGACAGTTACCTTGGCATGTGATGGAAATCCTGACACGAGTGGGGAGCTCATGGGTTGGCGATGCCACAGGAGATTCAACCGGCGAGTCGTTGGGTTCAGCCGATCTGTGGCCTTTGCACATGCTGGATGTCGTCACAGAGCCGTAGGAGCCCACAAGCTCCTGGGAGGTCATTAGCGGCATGACCTCCTCCTCRACTTCCTCTTCGCTAGGGCCTGGTATGTTCTCTCCTTCATGGGGGTTTGAAATCCTTCTTTCCATAGGTGGCAAGTCCCAGTACATGAAG includes:
- the mfsd8l1 gene encoding uncharacterized protein mfsd8l1, yielding MSSCTGIGTGAGSSIFGFLTRSTTSEDRTTVFAAVMACRQAGLLVGPALNIFLRLCDFHIGPFIVSKYTAPGLFMFLLWIILQLAVVFMYWDLPPMERRISNPHEGENIPGPSEEEVEEEVMPLMTSQELVGSYGSVTTSSMCKGHRSAEPNDSPVESPVASPTHELPTRVRISITCQEFLREEVVVLLAAQFITLFNQTALEVHILIHIQWSCDFSTKTSSCSQSTRNMM